GCTGGCGCATGCCGCCGGAGAATTCATGCGGGAACTGATCCAGCCGGGCCTCCGGATCCGGGATGCCAACGGCGCCCAGCATCTGCGCGGCGCGCGCCCGTTTGTCGGGTTTTGACGCCTTGGAGCGGTGCTGGATATCCAGCATCTGCTGGCCGATCGACAGCACCGGATTGTGGGTCTGCATCGGGTCCTGGAACACGATGGAGATATCGGCACCGCGCAGATCCCGCATCTTGCGCTCCGGCAGTTGCAACAGGTCTTCGCCCTTGAACCGCACCTCGCCTTGACGGAACCGGGTGTTCGGCGCGGTCAGCCGCAGAATGGACGAGATCAGGGTGGATTTGCCGCATCCCGACTCGCCGACGATGCCGACAATCTCGCCTTTGCGCACATCAAAGCTGATATCGCGCAAGGCGCGCAGGTCGCCGCGGGCGGTCTCATAGTCGACGCTGAGACGGTCGATTTCCAGAAGAGTATCAGTCATCGCTGTTTCCTCAGTTTCGGGTCAACCACGTCGCGCAGGCTCTCGCCCAGAAAGGTGAAGCCAAGCGTTGCCAGAATGATCGGCAAGCCCCCGCCCACCACCAGCCACGGCGTCTGGCGGATCAGCGAATAGCCGTCTTTCAGCAGCGCGCCCCAGCTGGGCGTCGGCGGTTTCACCCCAAGGCCAAGGAAGGACAGCCCGGCCTCCAGCGCGATCACGGTGGGGATATCCATCGCCGCCAGCACCGCCAGCACGCCGACGATATTGGGCAGCATATGCACGCCCAGAATGCGCTTCATGCTGGCCCCCATCGAGCGTTCGGCCAGAATGAATTCGGAATTGCGCAGGGTCAGCGTCTGGGTCCGCGCCACCCGGCCATAGGTCGGGATCGACGTCGCCATGACCACCACAACCACCGTCTGCAGGCTTGGCCCCACCAGCGCCACCACGGCCAGGGCAAACATCACGGTGGGAAAGGACCGGATGGTGTCAAAGAACAGCATCAGCAGGTTGTCGAGCCATTTCGGCCCGTAGCCTGCGATCATCCCCAGCGTCAGGCCGATGGCCATGGCGCCGAATACCGCGGGCAGCGCCACTTTCAGCGCCACTTGGCCGCCCATGACGACGCGCGAGAACGTATCGCGGCCCAGCTGGTCGGTGCCCAGGATATGGGCGGCGGACGGGCCTTGCAGGCGGTCCTTGATGTTCATCGCCACTGGATCATAGGGCACGATCCAGATGGCAAAGACGGCGCAGAACACAATGGTGCCGACAATGATCAGCCCCATCAGCCCCAGCGGGTCGCGGGCGACGCCGTGGATGATCTGGCCCAGTTCGGAACGGGATTTGGTCATAACGCCCTCCTTAATGCGCTGTGCGGGCGCGGGGATCGAGCCAGGCGTTGATCAGATCAGCCAGCGCGGTGGAAACCACAAACAGGCCGGTTGAGATCAGCACCGATCCCATCACGATCGGGTAATTGCGGGTGGTGATGCTGTCGATCACCAGCTTGCCCAGCCCGGGCCGGGCAAAGACGATCTCGGCAAAGACGGCGGAAGACAAAAGGAACCCCATGCCGACGCCGATCACCGTGACCACCGGCAGAATGGCGATGCGCAGCGCATAGACCAGCACCACCCGGCGTTCGTTGATGCCAAAGGCGCGGGCGGTGCGGATGTGGCTTTCGCCCATCACCTCCAGCATTGAGGCGCGCACCAGCCGGGCGATATAGCCGACCCAGCTAAGGCCGATGGCAAAGGCCGGCAGCACCAGGTGGTTGAGGCGGTCCCAGAACCCTTCTCCGGCACCGATGGCGGGAAACCACTGCAGATGCACTGCAAAGACCAGCAGCGACAGCAGCGCCACAACAAAGGCAGGCGCGGCAACAAAACTGACGGAAATCGCGGCGGTGATCCGGTCGATCAGCGTGTTGGGATGCGCCGCCGCATAGGCCCCCAGCCCGATGCCCAGGGTGGCGGACCAGATGATCGATCCCAGGATCAGCCACAGGGTATGGGGCAATTGCTGGAACACAATGTCGGTCACCGAGCGCCCCGAGAACACATCTATTCCCAGATCGCCCTGCAAAAGGTTGCCGTAAAAGATGACGAGCTGTTTCCAGATCGGCTGGTCCAGCGCCAGCTCGGCCGTCAGGCGCGCCTGCAATTCTGGCGTGGCGCGCGGGCCGAGCATGATCTGGACCGGATCGCCGGGCACGGCGCGGATCATCAGGAACATGACGGTGACCGCCACGATCAGGATCAGCAGTGCCAGCCCGAAGCGCCGGAGTGCATAAAGTAACATGGCCGCATGGCTCCCTTGTTCTCGCTGTGCGGAGGAAATCGGCACGGCTGCACCGCGAATTGCAGCCGTGCCAGTCGGTCAGGCCCTGGGGAGGATCAGGCCT
The nucleotide sequence above comes from Leisingera sp. NJS204. Encoded proteins:
- a CDS encoding ABC transporter permease yields the protein MTKSRSELGQIIHGVARDPLGLMGLIIVGTIVFCAVFAIWIVPYDPVAMNIKDRLQGPSAAHILGTDQLGRDTFSRVVMGGQVALKVALPAVFGAMAIGLTLGMIAGYGPKWLDNLLMLFFDTIRSFPTVMFALAVVALVGPSLQTVVVVVMATSIPTYGRVARTQTLTLRNSEFILAERSMGASMKRILGVHMLPNIVGVLAVLAAMDIPTVIALEAGLSFLGLGVKPPTPSWGALLKDGYSLIRQTPWLVVGGGLPIILATLGFTFLGESLRDVVDPKLRKQR
- a CDS encoding ABC transporter permease: MLLYALRRFGLALLILIVAVTVMFLMIRAVPGDPVQIMLGPRATPELQARLTAELALDQPIWKQLVIFYGNLLQGDLGIDVFSGRSVTDIVFQQLPHTLWLILGSIIWSATLGIGLGAYAAAHPNTLIDRITAAISVSFVAAPAFVVALLSLLVFAVHLQWFPAIGAGEGFWDRLNHLVLPAFAIGLSWVGYIARLVRASMLEVMGESHIRTARAFGINERRVVLVYALRIAILPVVTVIGVGMGFLLSSAVFAEIVFARPGLGKLVIDSITTRNYPIVMGSVLISTGLFVVSTALADLINAWLDPRARTAH